In the Malania oleifera isolate guangnan ecotype guangnan chromosome 1, ASM2987363v1, whole genome shotgun sequence genome, one interval contains:
- the LOC131150566 gene encoding 5'-3' exoribonuclease 3-like isoform X1, with the protein MGVPSFYRWLVRKYPNIVVRAIEEKDDTDSSAPNPNGGFDNLYLDMNGIIHPCFHPEDSVFPPTTFREVFKSIFEYIDRLFSIVRPRKLLYMAIDGVAPRAKMNQQRSRRFRTAKDNEIAEAEESRIKKMFEMEGKHVLPKVESEVTDSNIITPGTKFMFELSKALQSYISERLRNDSGWKDIKVILSDANVPGEGEHKIMSFIRVQRTSPDYDPNTRHCLYGLDADLIMLALATHEVHFSILREDVRMQEQQLSCESVLEASLSVVEYNSVKSSSFCQDQKGRENASLIKKPYEFMNVWTLREYLELDMKICDFPENWKDIDFERIIDDFIFLCFFAGNDFLPHMPSLEIHEGAIDLLMAIYKKEFKNIGGYLVDMQRVGDKKSGYVKLKRIEKFIILVGAYEERIFKKRSDLLERKLRRILCDAIEEEDQGGNNELDMNNDHLDLPGGNSPSSKITGTVSENDKSLSGAENCSAENYEILRKNTKELREKLKENIRCKSDMFKNGGLGINKVRLGYAGWKERYYKYKFSAETPVDIECTRKAVVEKYTEGLCWVLLYYFSGVPSWTWYYPYHYGPFASDLKGLSQVKLMFVDGLPFKPFDQLMGVLPPKSAHALPEAYQTLMTNETSNIIDFYPSDFEVDNDGKRFMWQGICKLPFIEEDRLLSETRKLEKELQEDEVVRNAEGADRMFVRSLNSLGKQILSLNKIPACHEQNEWIKIDTSLSAGISGFMDLSYKDIELGTSVSSGNHSNNLQGDDVLLVLYKLSNGHLHKPRTLEGVNFPEKTITESDIEETHLWHEYAGSKPSTRSHQERSRRSWEKHNSTSSSCENYKVAGTRQRGRGGGPEKTISEANIEEAQLWHENLCSKPSTRFSQEMNRKSGEKCNSINSSCGQIYSVAGTEWRGRGGGPEKVNAGRSMEYYKHCGTAPIGYGDGGSTIPIAPYSSEFVGQFRPVSFGHSVCSETVSLLPTSSAGEVKAASSSLGKTIPGTSIEDNWHCKTSPFGYGGSGNAIPVAPHSMKHVGHFSAASSREVKAASSSWSEVVISGRAEPCSIENSKILDSNKDASREMKAASSSWSKVVSSARAQPSGFENLKISESNRDITTHERFQAANNNYWIPRNEGVYNSDHGRAANNNYWIPRNEGVYNSDHGRGRGRRLGQGRGWGRGHEQSSQFVHAFSGQGGGRWQPSSSGSSGYTGLPYDSYCAAATPMQGHGRGHFVANTSTEWSSRDYRPNGAKRHGH; encoded by the exons atggGCGTGCCTTCGTTTTACAGATGGTTGGTGAGGAAATATCCGAACATAGTGGTGAGAGCAATCGAAGAGAAGGATGATACGGATAGTTCTGCACCAAACCCAAATGGGGGATTCGATAATTTGTATCTCGATATGAATGGGATCATCCATCCCTGCTTCCATCCCGAGGATAGC GTTTTTCCTCCGACGACATTCCGGGAGGTGTTCAAGAGCATTTTTGAGTACATCGATAGGCTTTTCAGCATTGTACGTCCACGAAAGCTACTGTACATGGCAATCG ATGGAGTAGCACCTCGTGCGAAAATGAACCAACAACGATCAAGACGATTCAGAACTGCAAAAGACAATGAAATTGCC GAAGCAGAGGAAAGCAGGataaaaaaaatgtttgaaaTGGAAGGCAAACATGTTCTTCCAAAAGTAGAGTCTGAAGTTACAGATTCTAACATAATTACTCCAGGGACGAAATTTATGTTTGAATTGTCGAAGGCCCTGCAATCTTACATCAGTGAAAGGCTAAGAAATGATTCAGGTTGGAAAgatattaag GTGATCCTTTCAGATGCCAATGTTCCTGGTGAGGGGGAACACAAGATAATGTCTTTTATACGCGTACAGCGTACCTCTCCAGATTATGATCCAAATACCCGGCATTGCCTCTATGGTTTA GATGCTGACCTTATAATGCTAGCCTTGGCAACACATGAAGTGCATTTTTCGATACTTAGAGAG GATGTGCGCATGCAGGAGCAGCAATTAAGCTGTGAATCTGTATTGGAGGCCAGTCTTTCAGTGGTGGAATATAATTCTGTAAAGTCAAGTTCTTTTTGCCAAGATCAAAAGGGCAGAGAAAATGCCTCATTGATTAAAAAGCCATATGAG TTTATGAACGTCTGGACCTTAAGAGAATATTTAGAGCTTGACATGAAGATATGTGATTTTCCTGAGAATTGGAAGGACATTGACTTTGAGCGCATTATTGATGATTTCATCTTCTTATGCTTCTTTGCTGGAAATGATTTTCTGCCTCACATGCCCAGTTTGGAAATTCATGAG GGGGCTATCGACTTGCTCATGGCCATCTACAAGAAAGAATTCAAGAATATTGGTGGTTATTTAGTTGACATGCAAAGG GTAGGAGATAAGAAAAGTGGGTATGTAAAATTGAAAAGAATTGAGAAATTCATCATCTTGGTTGGTGCATATGAAGAGAGGATATTCAAGAAAAGATCTGACTTGCTGGAGCGAAAGCTAAGAAGGATTTTATGTGATGCT ATTGAGGAAGAAGATCAAGGTGGCAATAATGAGCTCGACATGAATAATGATCATCTTGACTTGCCTGGTGGAAACTCCCCATCTTCCAAAATTACGGGAACAGTTTCAGAAAATGACAAATCCTTAAGTGGGGCAGAAAACTGTTCTGCAGAAAATTATGAA ATTTTGAGGAAAAATACGAAGGAGTTGAGAGAAAAGTTGAAAGAGAACATCCGTTGTAAATCTGACATGTTTAAAAATGGTGGTTTGGGCATCAACAAA GTAAGACTGGGTTATGCTGGATGGAAAGAAAGATACTACAAATATAAATTTTCTGCAGAGACTCCTGTGGATATTGAATGTACAAGGAAAGCAGTA GTTGAAAAATACACTGAAGGGCTTTGCTGGGTCCTTCTATACTATTTTTCTGGAGTTCCATCTTGGACGTG GTACTACCCATACCACTATGGGCCATTTGCTTCAGATTTGAAAGGTCTTTCTCAAGTCAAATTGATGTTTGTAGACGGCTTACCGTTTAAACCTTTTGATCAACTCATGGGTGTTCTTCCTCCAAAAAG TGCCCATGCACTTCCTGAAGCATACCAAACACTCATGACTAATGAAACTTCAAACATAATTGATTTCTATCCTAGTG ATTTTGAAGTTGATAATGATGGAAAGCGTTTTATGTGGCAG GGAATCTGTAAGCTTCCTTTTATCGAAGAAGATCGCCTTCTATCTGAGACCAGAAAATTGGAGAAGGAGCTACAG GAGGATGAAGTAGTGAGGAATGCAGAGGGTGCTGATCGAATGTTTGTCAGAAGTTTGAACTCTTTGGGAAAACAAATTCTATCTCTTAATAAAATTCCAGCTTGCCATGAACAAAATGAATGGATCAAGATTGACACCAGTTTGAG tgCTGGTATCAGTGGGTTTATGGATCTTTCTTATAAGGATATAGAGTTGGGTACGTCAGTTTCTTCTGGAAATCATTCTAACAATCTTCAAGGAGATGATGTCTT ACTCGTGCTTTATAAATTGTCCAATGGTCATCTTCACAAGCCACGCACGCTTGAGGGAGTAAATTTCCCGGAAAAG ACAATTACTGAATCTGACATTGAGGAGACACACCTCTGGCATGAGTATGCAGGCAGCAAACCCAGCACAAG GTCTCATCAAGAAAGGAGCAGAAGATCTTGGgaaaaacacaattcaactagtTCATCTTGTGAAAATTATAAAGTTGCTGGCACCAGACAGAGAGGTCGTGGCGGCGGCCCAGAAAAG ACAATTAGTGAAGCTAATATTGAAGAGGCACAACTCTGGCATGAGAACCTTTGCAGCAAACCAAGCACAAG GTTTTCTCAAGAAATGAACAGAAAATCTGGAGAAAAATGCAATTCAATAAATTCATCTTGTGGCCAAATTTACAGTGTTGCTGGCACTGAATGGAGAGGTCGTGGTGGTGGTCCAGAAAAGGTGAATGCTGGCCGTTCCATGGAATATTACAAGCATTGTGGAACCGCTCCAATTGGATATGGTGATGGGGGAAGCACAATCCCCATTGCTCCATATTCCTCTGAATTTGTTGGGCAATTTAGACCAGTCTCATTTGGGCACAGTGTGTGCAGTGAAACTGTTTCGTTGCTCCCAACATCTTCAGCAGGAGAAGTGAAGGCTGCTAGTTCAAGTTTGGGTAAAACCATCCCTGGCACTTCCATAGAAGATAATTGGCATTGTAAGACCAGTCCATTTGGATATGGTGGTAGTGGAAATGCAATCCCAGTTGCACCTCATTCCATGAAGCATGTTGGGCATTTTAGTGCTGCAAGTTCAAGAGAAGTGAAGGCTGCAAGTTCAAGCTGGAGTGAAGTGGTAATTTCTGGTCGAGCTGAACCGTGCAGCATTGAAAATTCGAAGATACTGGATTCTAACAAGGATGCTTCAAGAGAAATGAAGGCTGCAAGTTCAAGTTGGAGTAAAGTGGTGAGTTCTGCTCGAGCTCAACCGAGCGGTTTTGAGAATTTGAAGATATCAGAGTCTAACAGGGACATCACTACACATGAGAGGTTTCAGGCAGCAAACAACAATTACTGGATTCCAAGAAATGAAGGTGTATATAACAGCGACCATGGGAGGGCAGCAAACAACAATTACTGGATTCCAAGAAATGAAGGTGTATATAACAGCGACCATGGGAGGGGGAGGGGGCGGAGGTTGGGGCAGGGCCGGGGGTGGGGGCGGGGGCATGAGCAGAGCTCACAATTTGTTCATGCTTTTTCTGGTCAAGGTGGTGGTAGAT
- the LOC131150566 gene encoding 5'-3' exoribonuclease 3-like isoform X2, translating into MGVPSFYRWLVRKYPNIVVRAIEEKDDTDSSAPNPNGGFDNLYLDMNGIIHPCFHPEDSVFPPTTFREVFKSIFEYIDRLFSIVRPRKLLYMAIDGVAPRAKMNQQRSRRFRTAKDNEIAEAEESRIKKMFEMEGKHVLPKVESEVTDSNIITPGTKFMFELSKALQSYISERLRNDSGWKDIKVILSDANVPGEGEHKIMSFIRVQRTSPDYDPNTRHCLYGLDADLIMLALATHEVHFSILREDVRMQEQQLSCESVLEASLSVVEYNSVKSSSFCQDQKGRENASLIKKPYEFMNVWTLREYLELDMKICDFPENWKDIDFERIIDDFIFLCFFAGNDFLPHMPSLEIHEGAIDLLMAIYKKEFKNIGGYLVDMQRVGDKKSGYVKLKRIEKFIILVGAYEERIFKKRSDLLERKLRRILCDAIEEEDQGGNNELDMNNDHLDLPGGNSPSSKITGTVSENDKSLSGAENCSAENYEILRKNTKELREKLKENIRCKSDMFKNGGLGINKVRLGYAGWKERYYKYKFSAETPVDIECTRKAVVEKYTEGLCWVLLYYFSGVPSWTWYYPYHYGPFASDLKGLSQVKLMFVDGLPFKPFDQLMGVLPPKSAHALPEAYQTLMTNETSNIIDFYPSDFEVDNDGKRFMWQGICKLPFIEEDRLLSETRKLEKELQEDEVVRNAEGADRMFVRSLNSLGKQILSLNKIPACHEQNEWIKIDTSLSAGISGFMDLSYKDIELGTSVSSGNHSNNLQGDDVLLVLYKLSNGHLHKPRTLEGVNFPEKTITESDIEETHLWHEYAGSKPSTRSHQERSRRSWEKHNSTSSSCENYKVAGTRQRGRGGGPEKTISEANIEEAQLWHENLCSKPSTSVAGTEWRGRGGGPEKVNAGRSMEYYKHCGTAPIGYGDGGSTIPIAPYSSEFVGQFRPVSFGHSVCSETVSLLPTSSAGEVKAASSSLGKTIPGTSIEDNWHCKTSPFGYGGSGNAIPVAPHSMKHVGHFSAASSREVKAASSSWSEVVISGRAEPCSIENSKILDSNKDASREMKAASSSWSKVVSSARAQPSGFENLKISESNRDITTHERFQAANNNYWIPRNEGVYNSDHGRAANNNYWIPRNEGVYNSDHGRGRGRRLGQGRGWGRGHEQSSQFVHAFSGQGGGRWQPSSSGSSGYTGLPYDSYCAAATPMQGHGRGHFVANTSTEWSSRDYRPNGAKRHGH; encoded by the exons atggGCGTGCCTTCGTTTTACAGATGGTTGGTGAGGAAATATCCGAACATAGTGGTGAGAGCAATCGAAGAGAAGGATGATACGGATAGTTCTGCACCAAACCCAAATGGGGGATTCGATAATTTGTATCTCGATATGAATGGGATCATCCATCCCTGCTTCCATCCCGAGGATAGC GTTTTTCCTCCGACGACATTCCGGGAGGTGTTCAAGAGCATTTTTGAGTACATCGATAGGCTTTTCAGCATTGTACGTCCACGAAAGCTACTGTACATGGCAATCG ATGGAGTAGCACCTCGTGCGAAAATGAACCAACAACGATCAAGACGATTCAGAACTGCAAAAGACAATGAAATTGCC GAAGCAGAGGAAAGCAGGataaaaaaaatgtttgaaaTGGAAGGCAAACATGTTCTTCCAAAAGTAGAGTCTGAAGTTACAGATTCTAACATAATTACTCCAGGGACGAAATTTATGTTTGAATTGTCGAAGGCCCTGCAATCTTACATCAGTGAAAGGCTAAGAAATGATTCAGGTTGGAAAgatattaag GTGATCCTTTCAGATGCCAATGTTCCTGGTGAGGGGGAACACAAGATAATGTCTTTTATACGCGTACAGCGTACCTCTCCAGATTATGATCCAAATACCCGGCATTGCCTCTATGGTTTA GATGCTGACCTTATAATGCTAGCCTTGGCAACACATGAAGTGCATTTTTCGATACTTAGAGAG GATGTGCGCATGCAGGAGCAGCAATTAAGCTGTGAATCTGTATTGGAGGCCAGTCTTTCAGTGGTGGAATATAATTCTGTAAAGTCAAGTTCTTTTTGCCAAGATCAAAAGGGCAGAGAAAATGCCTCATTGATTAAAAAGCCATATGAG TTTATGAACGTCTGGACCTTAAGAGAATATTTAGAGCTTGACATGAAGATATGTGATTTTCCTGAGAATTGGAAGGACATTGACTTTGAGCGCATTATTGATGATTTCATCTTCTTATGCTTCTTTGCTGGAAATGATTTTCTGCCTCACATGCCCAGTTTGGAAATTCATGAG GGGGCTATCGACTTGCTCATGGCCATCTACAAGAAAGAATTCAAGAATATTGGTGGTTATTTAGTTGACATGCAAAGG GTAGGAGATAAGAAAAGTGGGTATGTAAAATTGAAAAGAATTGAGAAATTCATCATCTTGGTTGGTGCATATGAAGAGAGGATATTCAAGAAAAGATCTGACTTGCTGGAGCGAAAGCTAAGAAGGATTTTATGTGATGCT ATTGAGGAAGAAGATCAAGGTGGCAATAATGAGCTCGACATGAATAATGATCATCTTGACTTGCCTGGTGGAAACTCCCCATCTTCCAAAATTACGGGAACAGTTTCAGAAAATGACAAATCCTTAAGTGGGGCAGAAAACTGTTCTGCAGAAAATTATGAA ATTTTGAGGAAAAATACGAAGGAGTTGAGAGAAAAGTTGAAAGAGAACATCCGTTGTAAATCTGACATGTTTAAAAATGGTGGTTTGGGCATCAACAAA GTAAGACTGGGTTATGCTGGATGGAAAGAAAGATACTACAAATATAAATTTTCTGCAGAGACTCCTGTGGATATTGAATGTACAAGGAAAGCAGTA GTTGAAAAATACACTGAAGGGCTTTGCTGGGTCCTTCTATACTATTTTTCTGGAGTTCCATCTTGGACGTG GTACTACCCATACCACTATGGGCCATTTGCTTCAGATTTGAAAGGTCTTTCTCAAGTCAAATTGATGTTTGTAGACGGCTTACCGTTTAAACCTTTTGATCAACTCATGGGTGTTCTTCCTCCAAAAAG TGCCCATGCACTTCCTGAAGCATACCAAACACTCATGACTAATGAAACTTCAAACATAATTGATTTCTATCCTAGTG ATTTTGAAGTTGATAATGATGGAAAGCGTTTTATGTGGCAG GGAATCTGTAAGCTTCCTTTTATCGAAGAAGATCGCCTTCTATCTGAGACCAGAAAATTGGAGAAGGAGCTACAG GAGGATGAAGTAGTGAGGAATGCAGAGGGTGCTGATCGAATGTTTGTCAGAAGTTTGAACTCTTTGGGAAAACAAATTCTATCTCTTAATAAAATTCCAGCTTGCCATGAACAAAATGAATGGATCAAGATTGACACCAGTTTGAG tgCTGGTATCAGTGGGTTTATGGATCTTTCTTATAAGGATATAGAGTTGGGTACGTCAGTTTCTTCTGGAAATCATTCTAACAATCTTCAAGGAGATGATGTCTT ACTCGTGCTTTATAAATTGTCCAATGGTCATCTTCACAAGCCACGCACGCTTGAGGGAGTAAATTTCCCGGAAAAG ACAATTACTGAATCTGACATTGAGGAGACACACCTCTGGCATGAGTATGCAGGCAGCAAACCCAGCACAAG GTCTCATCAAGAAAGGAGCAGAAGATCTTGGgaaaaacacaattcaactagtTCATCTTGTGAAAATTATAAAGTTGCTGGCACCAGACAGAGAGGTCGTGGCGGCGGCCCAGAAAAG ACAATTAGTGAAGCTAATATTGAAGAGGCACAACTCTGGCATGAGAACCTTTGCAGCAAACCAAGCACAAG TGTTGCTGGCACTGAATGGAGAGGTCGTGGTGGTGGTCCAGAAAAGGTGAATGCTGGCCGTTCCATGGAATATTACAAGCATTGTGGAACCGCTCCAATTGGATATGGTGATGGGGGAAGCACAATCCCCATTGCTCCATATTCCTCTGAATTTGTTGGGCAATTTAGACCAGTCTCATTTGGGCACAGTGTGTGCAGTGAAACTGTTTCGTTGCTCCCAACATCTTCAGCAGGAGAAGTGAAGGCTGCTAGTTCAAGTTTGGGTAAAACCATCCCTGGCACTTCCATAGAAGATAATTGGCATTGTAAGACCAGTCCATTTGGATATGGTGGTAGTGGAAATGCAATCCCAGTTGCACCTCATTCCATGAAGCATGTTGGGCATTTTAGTGCTGCAAGTTCAAGAGAAGTGAAGGCTGCAAGTTCAAGCTGGAGTGAAGTGGTAATTTCTGGTCGAGCTGAACCGTGCAGCATTGAAAATTCGAAGATACTGGATTCTAACAAGGATGCTTCAAGAGAAATGAAGGCTGCAAGTTCAAGTTGGAGTAAAGTGGTGAGTTCTGCTCGAGCTCAACCGAGCGGTTTTGAGAATTTGAAGATATCAGAGTCTAACAGGGACATCACTACACATGAGAGGTTTCAGGCAGCAAACAACAATTACTGGATTCCAAGAAATGAAGGTGTATATAACAGCGACCATGGGAGGGCAGCAAACAACAATTACTGGATTCCAAGAAATGAAGGTGTATATAACAGCGACCATGGGAGGGGGAGGGGGCGGAGGTTGGGGCAGGGCCGGGGGTGGGGGCGGGGGCATGAGCAGAGCTCACAATTTGTTCATGCTTTTTCTGGTCAAGGTGGTGGTAGAT